A stretch of Primulina tabacum isolate GXHZ01 chromosome 13, ASM2559414v2, whole genome shotgun sequence DNA encodes these proteins:
- the LOC142523288 gene encoding uncharacterized protein LOC142523288 isoform X2: MRGIDRILLQICRQLHTIPRDRPSDTLKMKVAEIRKNKKTRNPKKNKLFVEVPESRSFLDTATMPMILTVVGTALFAKLLMMYDESTSQERLERKIKNAPPGQGTVRMLTREEWEVIKDLPPRTPFESKLARSNAQIRTGEPVHLPI; encoded by the exons ATGCGTGGAATTGACCGGATATTACTGCAAATTTGTAGACAACTGCATACAATACCCCGCGATAGGCCTAGTGATACCTTGAAGATGAAGGTTGCTGAAATACGAAAGAACAAAAAAACAAGAAATCCgaagaaaaataaactttttgtgGAAGTTCCAGAGTCAAGATCTTTTCTTGACACAGCAACCATGCCAATGATACTCACGGTTGTGGGAACTGCTCTATTCGCGAAGCTCCTTATGATG TATGACGAGTCCACGTCCCAGGAAAGACTCGAGCGAAAGATAAAGAATGCCCCTCCTGGTCAGGGAACAGTTAGAATGCTTACTCGTGAGGAGTGGGAAGTAATTAAAGATCTTCCGCCAAGGACTCCATTTGAGTCCAAGCTTGCTCGTTCAAATGCACAAATAAGGACTGGCGAACCTGTGCACTTG CCGATCTAG
- the LOC142522442 gene encoding (S)-ureidoglycine aminohydrolase-like isoform X3, whose protein sequence is MRCHSNWQLIHFSFKRTKDEKFSRSDLRISFSQQGICSAPSILDSSPLYWKATNPTLSPAHLRELPGFTRSVYGKYHALITPESRVFSLLPDWINTLGAYLITPPMGSHFVMYLAKMQENSKSGLPPSDVERFLFVLQGVVTLSIMSGINHVLEVDSFAYLPPNLEHSLKSDHSAALIVFERRHAHLENHTADLIVGSTDKQPLLETPGEVFELRKLLPTSLAYDFNIHIMDFQPGEFLNVKEVHYNQHGLLILEGQGIYRLGNSWYPVEAGDAIWMAPFVPQWYGALGKTRSRYLLYKDVNRNPLL, encoded by the exons ATGCGGTGTCATAGTAATTGGCAGctgattcatttctcatttAAAAGGACGAAAGATGAAAAATTTAGCAGAA GTGATTTGCGAATCTCATTTTCGCAACAAGGGATTTGCTCTGCTCCATCAATCTTGGACTCTTCGCCACTGTATTGGAAAGCTACCAACCCCACTCTTTCACCAGCTCATCTTCGAG AGTTACCAGGATTCACCCGCAGTGTGTACGGAAAGTACCATGCTCTGATTACTCCTGAAAGTCGTGTGTTTAGCCTTTTGCCCGATTG GATTAACACTCTGGGTGCTTATCTTATTACTCCCCCCATGGGTTCACATTTTGTAATGTATCTGGCAAAGATGCAAG AAAATTCGAAATCAGGACTACCTCCAAGTGATGTTGAGAG GTTCTTGTTTGTCCTTCAGGGTGTGGTAACTCTCAGTATAATGTCTGGCATAAATCATGTGCTAGAG GTGGATTCGTTCGCCTATCTTCCTCCAAACTtggaacattccttgaaatctgATCATTCTGCCGCTCTTATTGTATTCGAAAGAAG GCATGCCCATTTGGAAAACCATACGGCCGATCTGATTGTTGGTTCAACCGATAAGCAGCCCCTTCTTGAAACCCCAGGCGAG GTTTTTGAGCTGAGAAAACTTCTTCCAACCTCTTTGGCTTATGATTTCAACATTCAT ATCATGGATTTTCAGCCGGGTGAATTCCTCAATGTTAAG GAAGTTCACTATAATCAGCATGGTCTGCTGATTTTGGAAGGGCAAGGGATATACCGCTTAGGGAACAGCTG GTATCCAGTTGAAGCGGGTGATGCAATATGGATGGCCCCATTTGTGCCTCAGTG GTATGGTGCCCTTGGCAAGACCAGGTCCCGCTATTTGCTGTACAAAGACGTCAATAGGAACCCTTTACTGTGA
- the LOC142523288 gene encoding uncharacterized protein LOC142523288 isoform X1, with protein MRGIDRILLQICRQLHTIPRDRPSDTLKMKVAEIRKNKKTRNPKKNKLFVEVPESRSFLDTATMPMILTVVGTALFAKLLMMYDESTSQERLERKIKNAPPGQGTVRMLTREEWEVIKDLPPRTPFESKLARSNAQIRTGEPVHLEDLKDWTVDVLTDGLTRAEETVRRGSN; from the exons ATGCGTGGAATTGACCGGATATTACTGCAAATTTGTAGACAACTGCATACAATACCCCGCGATAGGCCTAGTGATACCTTGAAGATGAAGGTTGCTGAAATACGAAAGAACAAAAAAACAAGAAATCCgaagaaaaataaactttttgtgGAAGTTCCAGAGTCAAGATCTTTTCTTGACACAGCAACCATGCCAATGATACTCACGGTTGTGGGAACTGCTCTATTCGCGAAGCTCCTTATGATG TATGACGAGTCCACGTCCCAGGAAAGACTCGAGCGAAAGATAAAGAATGCCCCTCCTGGTCAGGGAACAGTTAGAATGCTTACTCGTGAGGAGTGGGAAGTAATTAAAGATCTTCCGCCAAGGACTCCATTTGAGTCCAAGCTTGCTCGTTCAAATGCACAAATAAGGACTGGCGAACCTGTGCACTTG GAAGATCTTAAGGATTGGACTGTGGATGTGTTGACAGATGGCCTCACACGAGCTGAGGAAACTGTCAGACGTGGATCCAACTAG
- the LOC142522442 gene encoding (S)-ureidoglycine aminohydrolase-like isoform X2 has translation MKNLAEVKFLDRMESFSIHYLLLALFFLCDLRISFSQQGICSAPSILDSSPLYWKATNPTLSPAHLRELPGFTRSVYGKYHALITPESRVFSLLPDWINTLGAYLITPPMGSHFVMYLAKMQENSKSGLPPSDVERFLFVLQGVVTLSIMSGINHVLEVDSFAYLPPNLEHSLKSDHSAALIVFERRHAHLENHTADLIVGSTDKQPLLETPGEVFELRKLLPTSLAYDFNIHIMDFQPGEFLNVKEVHYNQHGLLILEGQGIYRLGNSWYPVEAGDAIWMAPFVPQWYGALGKTRSRYLLYKDVNRNPLL, from the exons ATGAAAAATTTAGCAGAAGTGAAGTTCTTGGATAGGATGGAATCTTTTTCAATCCACTATCTCTTACTTGCGTTATTCTTTCTCT GTGATTTGCGAATCTCATTTTCGCAACAAGGGATTTGCTCTGCTCCATCAATCTTGGACTCTTCGCCACTGTATTGGAAAGCTACCAACCCCACTCTTTCACCAGCTCATCTTCGAG AGTTACCAGGATTCACCCGCAGTGTGTACGGAAAGTACCATGCTCTGATTACTCCTGAAAGTCGTGTGTTTAGCCTTTTGCCCGATTG GATTAACACTCTGGGTGCTTATCTTATTACTCCCCCCATGGGTTCACATTTTGTAATGTATCTGGCAAAGATGCAAG AAAATTCGAAATCAGGACTACCTCCAAGTGATGTTGAGAG GTTCTTGTTTGTCCTTCAGGGTGTGGTAACTCTCAGTATAATGTCTGGCATAAATCATGTGCTAGAG GTGGATTCGTTCGCCTATCTTCCTCCAAACTtggaacattccttgaaatctgATCATTCTGCCGCTCTTATTGTATTCGAAAGAAG GCATGCCCATTTGGAAAACCATACGGCCGATCTGATTGTTGGTTCAACCGATAAGCAGCCCCTTCTTGAAACCCCAGGCGAG GTTTTTGAGCTGAGAAAACTTCTTCCAACCTCTTTGGCTTATGATTTCAACATTCAT ATCATGGATTTTCAGCCGGGTGAATTCCTCAATGTTAAG GAAGTTCACTATAATCAGCATGGTCTGCTGATTTTGGAAGGGCAAGGGATATACCGCTTAGGGAACAGCTG GTATCCAGTTGAAGCGGGTGATGCAATATGGATGGCCCCATTTGTGCCTCAGTG GTATGGTGCCCTTGGCAAGACCAGGTCCCGCTATTTGCTGTACAAAGACGTCAATAGGAACCCTTTACTGTGA
- the LOC142523288 gene encoding uncharacterized protein LOC142523288 isoform X3 — translation MKVAEIRKNKKTRNPKKNKLFVEVPESRSFLDTATMPMILTVVGTALFAKLLMMYDESTSQERLERKIKNAPPGQGTVRMLTREEWEVIKDLPPRTPFESKLARSNAQIRTGEPVHLEDLKDWTVDVLTDGLTRAEETVRRGSN, via the exons ATGAAGGTTGCTGAAATACGAAAGAACAAAAAAACAAGAAATCCgaagaaaaataaactttttgtgGAAGTTCCAGAGTCAAGATCTTTTCTTGACACAGCAACCATGCCAATGATACTCACGGTTGTGGGAACTGCTCTATTCGCGAAGCTCCTTATGATG TATGACGAGTCCACGTCCCAGGAAAGACTCGAGCGAAAGATAAAGAATGCCCCTCCTGGTCAGGGAACAGTTAGAATGCTTACTCGTGAGGAGTGGGAAGTAATTAAAGATCTTCCGCCAAGGACTCCATTTGAGTCCAAGCTTGCTCGTTCAAATGCACAAATAAGGACTGGCGAACCTGTGCACTTG GAAGATCTTAAGGATTGGACTGTGGATGTGTTGACAGATGGCCTCACACGAGCTGAGGAAACTGTCAGACGTGGATCCAACTAG
- the LOC142522716 gene encoding putative ubiquitin-conjugating enzyme E2 38, whose protein sequence is MEVDSDILASDDSIPKESKHGEVFIEKNVVNSTSIDASASLSPNSENFNESDMINQEDENEGDLDDEDDAFIDDCDVLEYGSDENYFYEDNDDDDYSSMQAQFDNVDIPPGVEASVTWLKDTSSNAPTRCGSASSSACVTASFPVPFNGKCEATVSGNSSLCTESSSDGKEKEVNGVDLLRKYEAFKQFDVVDDYSDHHYGNARIQGQEPSRAWTKKIQEEWKILEKDLPDSVFVRVYESRMDLLRAVITGPQGTPYHDGLFVFDVLFPPAYPDVPPMVYYYSGGLRLNPNLYDCGKVCLSLLNTWTGRDSEKWLPKSSTMLQVLVSIQALILNAKPFFNEPGYDTQYVGQEGERKSNSYNEDVFILSLKTMIYTLRRPPKHFEDLVSGHFRSHAHAILSACRAYMDGVLVGSLVNGSVPDGTATQNMGSPCFKEAVGRMLNGLVSNFTRYGSQDCEKFRLQQ, encoded by the exons ATGGAGGTTGATTCCGATATTTTGGCTTCCGACGACTCGATTCCGAAGGAGTCTAAACACGGTGAG GTGTTTATAGAGAAGAATGTCGTTAATTCTACTAGCATAGATGCATCAGCATCTCTATCTCCCAATTCAGAGAATTTTAATGAGTCAGACATGATAAATCAGGAGGATGAGAATGAGGGTGATCTGGATGATGAGGATGATGCATTTATCGATGATTGTGATGTTTTGGAATATGGTAGTGACGAAAACTATTTTTATGAGGacaatgatgatgatgattactCAAGTATGCAGGCACAATTCGACAATGTGGATATACCTCCTGGAGTGGAGGCATCAGTTACTTGGTTGAAGGACACGAGTTCCAATGCTCCTACGCGATGTGGATCCGCCAGCTCTTCTGCCTGTGTGACAGCATCTTTCCCAGTTCCTTTTAATGGCAAATGTGAGGCCACTGTTTCAGGCAATTCATCACTATGTACAGAATCTAGCTCTGATGGGAAAGAGAAAGAAGTCAACGGGGTTGATCTTTTGAGAAAATATGAAGCTTTCAAGCAATTTGATGTTGTTGATGATTATTCAGACCATCACTATGGCAATGCGCGCATCCAAGGGCAGGAG CCGTCCAGGGCATGGACTAAGAAAATCCAAGAGGAGTGGAAAATTTTGGAGAAGGATTTACCTG ATTCAGTATTCGTAAGAGTTTACGAATCAAGGATGGATCTTTTGAGGGCTGTTATTACAGGACCACAAGGCACTCCCTACCATGATGGTCTTTTTGTGTTTGATGTTCTGTTCCCTCCCGCATATCCTGATGTACCACCA ATGGTTTACTATTATTCTGGTGGCTTGCGGCTAAACCCTAACTTGTATGATTGTGGAAAAGTGTGCCTCAGTCTATTGAACACTTGGACTGGTAGAGACAGCGAAAAGTGGCTGCCGAAATCATCCACCATGTTGCAGGTTTTGGTGTCTATTCAGGCTCTTATTTTGAATGCAAAGCCTTTCTTTAACGAGCCTGGATACGACACTCAGTATGTTGGCCAAGAAGGAGAGAGAAAATCCAATTCATATAACGAGGATGTATTCATTCTATCGTTGAAGACAATGATTTACACTCTTAGAAGGCCACCAAAG CATTTCGAGGATCTTGTGTCTGGCCATTTTCGTTCACATGCCCATGCTATCCTATCTGCGTGTAGAGCATATATGGATGGTGTTTTAGTTGGTTCCTTGGTCAATGGAAGCGTCCCAGATGGAACTGCAACTCAGAATATGGGATCACCATGTTTTAAGGAAGCGGTTGGAAGAATGTTAAACGGTCTCGTTTCAAACTTCACAAGATATGGCTCACAGGACTGTGAGAAGTTTCGCCTCCAACAGTAA
- the LOC142522536 gene encoding F-box protein SNE, producing the protein MARVHDAEDKVEKRVKFCINDNMDVLIEILKRLDDRSLCVAACVCRLWCGLTRNDSLWMHLCFRHLSPPPEGVRMVVAALGGYRRLYMVCVKPVLRVRGGGELDAEWSRHEVELSLSLFCVDYYERFLLGGGRIGGDSTAATTASPSSLLFPCKCNPINV; encoded by the coding sequence ATGGCGCGAGTGCATGATGCGGAGGACAAGGTGGAGAAGAGGGTCAAATTCTGCATAAATGATAACATGGACGTTCTGATCGAGATACTCAAAAGGCTGGACGACCGTTCCCTCTGCGTGGCGGCCTGCGTGTGCCGCCTGTGGTGTGGGTTGACTCGCAACGATTCCCTCTGGATGCATCTCTGTTTCAGGCACCTGTCTCCGCCTCCGGAGGGCGTGAGGATGGTGGTTGCGGCGTTGGGAGGATACCGGAGGCTGTACATGGTGTGCGTGAAGCCGGTGCTGAGGGTGCGTGGCGGCGGGGAGTTGGACGCCGAGTGGAGTAGGCATGAGGTGGAGCTCTCTTTGTCGTTGTTCTGTGTGGACTACTATGAAAGGTTTTTGCTCGGCGGCGGAAGAATAGGTGGTGACTCGACCGCGGCAACGACGGCGAGCCCCTCTTCTCTCTTGTTTCCGTGCAAGTGCAACCCCATCAACGTTTGA
- the LOC142522444 gene encoding uncharacterized protein LOC142522444, with product MVSPGFFPICMLHSLVALTCGGLMMFYSDEVFVFSHGKEHASKLLGSTPHDQLLIRTSDSFSGLLLFAIGILLFMVAFVNDREFHSFFPKGCVILHVAMAIWRIYFERKVEVLGLDWLRLVVGDIVLGLSWVLFLVYSWREKYD from the coding sequence ATGGTATCCCCTGGTTTTTTTCCGATCTGTATGCTCCATTCCTTGGTGGCCTTAACATGTGGAGGCCTGATGATGTTCTATAGCGATGAAGTGTTTGTGTTTAGCCATGGAAAGGAGCATGCTAGCAAGCTTTTGGGTTCAACTCCCCATGATCAGCTGTTAATTCGGACATCCGATTCGTTCTCTGGTTTGCTATTGTTTGCTATTGGGATTCTGTTGTTTATGGTGGCCTTTGTGAATGACAGGGAGTTTCATAGTTTTTTCCCCAAAGGCTGTGTAATTCTCCATGTCGCAATGGCAATTTGGAGAATATACTTTGAGAGGAAGGTTGAAGTTCTCGGGCTGGATTGGTTGAGACTGGTTGTTGGTGACATTGTTTTGGGACTTTCTTGGGTTCTCTTTCTTGTGTATTCGTGGAGAGAGAAGTATGactag
- the LOC142523224 gene encoding transcription factor bHLH162-like, whose product MGKTKLSSCSHINHGAVSKIERKVIEKNRRSRLKILCSELFSLLPSNQASRESLALPDQIDETVKYIEDMKLKIQIMRQKKESLSRANFRTPESILTTDQYQPTSTPLVEVQDMGPNMDVILANGLADYSLFLAIIHNLLHKDGAEVANANFSVRGSSSIHVLHDKVEKSKSSYGGETSTGRLKGLICGSSSSEVAESQLNLWDYGIESNIWDLVIQEVPFSQAGFY is encoded by the exons ATGGGAAAGACTAAGCTTAGTTCATGTTCTCACATTAATCATGGTGCTGTTTCGAAAATTGAAAGGAAAGTGATAGAGAAGAACAGGAGAAGTCGACTCAAGATCCTTTGTTCTGAGCTCTTTTCTCTTCTTCCCAGCAATCAAGCTTCCAGG GAATCGTTGGCACTACCGGATCAGATAGATGAAACCGTGAAATATATAGAAGACATGAAGTTGAAGATTCAGATTATGAGGCAAAAGAAGGAATCCCTGTCGCGAGCAAACTTTAGAACACCCGAATCAATCCTCACTACTGACCAATATCAACCAACTTCAACACCTCTTGTTGAAGTTCAAGACATGGGACCGAATATGGACGTGATCTTAGCGAATGGGCTGGCGGATTACTCTTTGTTTCTTGCCATTATCCATAATTTGCTTCATAAAGATGGAGCGGAGGTCGCAAATGCTAACTTTTCTGTGCGTGGGAGCTCAAGTATCCATGTTCTCCATGACAAA GTGGAGAAGTCGAAATCAAGTTATGGAGGAGAAACATCTACAGGAAGGCTGAAGGGATTGATCTGCGGGAGTAGCAGCAGTGAAGTAGCTGAATCACAACTAAACTTGTGGGATTATGGCATAGAATCCAATATTTGGGATTTGGTTATCCAAGAAGTACCATTCTCGCAAGCAGGATTTTATTAA
- the LOC142523321 gene encoding uncharacterized protein LOC142523321, with protein sequence MAENAMKENHSTASSVQDNPDSPILLRLVGERRTWVCLFVSVYSMLLYLSWNLLTSVLNWYESESLATDSSSSSSSSAVLSALYASLLLGMAFGVLSMVAALVVAVPATLVTWISVLVLLAFCGKPRRILVVEGKKLTAEIGGFVLKVLIKEGNIVAAVCAILGYFALVRNHKESLGGNQSE encoded by the coding sequence ATGGCAGAAAACGCCATGAAAGAAAACCACTCCACAGCATCAAGCGTTCAGGATAATCCCGATTCGCCAATCCTACTGAGGCTCGTCGGCGAAAGAAGGACATGGGTTTGCCTGTTTGTGTCTGTTTACTCCATGTTACTTTACCTTTCTTGGAACCTCTTGACGTCAGTTCTTAATTGGTACGAATCTGAATCATTGGCTACtgattcttcttcatcatcatcttcttcaGCTGTTTTGTCAGCTCTTTATGCGTCGCTTCTGTTGGGGATGGCTTTCGGGGTTCTTTCAATGGTGGCGGCGCTGGTCGTGGCTGTCCCGGCGACGCTGGTGACTTGGATATCTGTACTCGTTCTATTGGCTTTCTGTGGGAAGCCCAGGAGGATCTTGGTGGTGGAGGGTAAGAAATTGACGGCTGAGATCGGTGGTTTTGTTCTTAAAGTGTTGATCAAGGAAGGGAATATCGTGGCTGCTGTATGTGCGATTCTTGGGTACTTTGCGCTTGTTAGGAATCACAAAGAAAGCCTTGGAGGTAATCAATCTGAATGA
- the LOC142522442 gene encoding (S)-ureidoglycine aminohydrolase-like isoform X1 yields the protein MKNLAEVKFLDRMESFSIHYLLLALFFLCIRDLRISFSQQGICSAPSILDSSPLYWKATNPTLSPAHLRELPGFTRSVYGKYHALITPESRVFSLLPDWINTLGAYLITPPMGSHFVMYLAKMQENSKSGLPPSDVERFLFVLQGVVTLSIMSGINHVLEVDSFAYLPPNLEHSLKSDHSAALIVFERRHAHLENHTADLIVGSTDKQPLLETPGEVFELRKLLPTSLAYDFNIHIMDFQPGEFLNVKEVHYNQHGLLILEGQGIYRLGNSWYPVEAGDAIWMAPFVPQWYGALGKTRSRYLLYKDVNRNPLL from the exons ATGAAAAATTTAGCAGAAGTGAAGTTCTTGGATAGGATGGAATCTTTTTCAATCCACTATCTCTTACTTGCGTTATTCTTTCTCTGTATAC GTGATTTGCGAATCTCATTTTCGCAACAAGGGATTTGCTCTGCTCCATCAATCTTGGACTCTTCGCCACTGTATTGGAAAGCTACCAACCCCACTCTTTCACCAGCTCATCTTCGAG AGTTACCAGGATTCACCCGCAGTGTGTACGGAAAGTACCATGCTCTGATTACTCCTGAAAGTCGTGTGTTTAGCCTTTTGCCCGATTG GATTAACACTCTGGGTGCTTATCTTATTACTCCCCCCATGGGTTCACATTTTGTAATGTATCTGGCAAAGATGCAAG AAAATTCGAAATCAGGACTACCTCCAAGTGATGTTGAGAG GTTCTTGTTTGTCCTTCAGGGTGTGGTAACTCTCAGTATAATGTCTGGCATAAATCATGTGCTAGAG GTGGATTCGTTCGCCTATCTTCCTCCAAACTtggaacattccttgaaatctgATCATTCTGCCGCTCTTATTGTATTCGAAAGAAG GCATGCCCATTTGGAAAACCATACGGCCGATCTGATTGTTGGTTCAACCGATAAGCAGCCCCTTCTTGAAACCCCAGGCGAG GTTTTTGAGCTGAGAAAACTTCTTCCAACCTCTTTGGCTTATGATTTCAACATTCAT ATCATGGATTTTCAGCCGGGTGAATTCCTCAATGTTAAG GAAGTTCACTATAATCAGCATGGTCTGCTGATTTTGGAAGGGCAAGGGATATACCGCTTAGGGAACAGCTG GTATCCAGTTGAAGCGGGTGATGCAATATGGATGGCCCCATTTGTGCCTCAGTG GTATGGTGCCCTTGGCAAGACCAGGTCCCGCTATTTGCTGTACAAAGACGTCAATAGGAACCCTTTACTGTGA